The Sebastes umbrosus isolate fSebUmb1 chromosome 4, fSebUmb1.pri, whole genome shotgun sequence genomic sequence AAAGTACTCCAGATATTCAAGAAATTTAACTACAATGACTTTTCTGTTGTTCTATatatcagtggtggaagtagatttactcaagtactgtacttgagtataaatttgaggtacttgactTGAGTCTTTTATTATCATGCTAATTTATAGTTCTACTCCACTacacagctttagttactttacaaacgaactttgcacacaaaacacacaaagagcttataaaatatgatattttgtTATAAATAATACAGTTTATACAAGTGCAGCTGAAACAAtcagttgattgacagaaaaataattggcaaCTTTCATCGAGtaatttttcatgtaaaaacatttcatgatttctgcttttccttttaataatgttaatgtatcagtaataatgttataatttattagtaataatgttgagTTTTGGACTAAACAAACATAGTGAAGGTGTCACTTTGGGTTCTGGGTCATTGTGACgccatttctcactattttcactgttttttcaAACCAAACAATCAGTCGATTAATGGAGCGtgaatgtgattgacagctaaaaatacaatatcactatatatttcacatgctttgCAGTTATGTTCACGTACCTGTccaaaagaaaatgtataaagaaaataatacagaaattaataggtttggggaaataaataaggggtgaaatgcaaagggaaaataaataaataaatttgaaaatacataaataaatagatacattttaaaaaacatataaaatcaatagaataaaaataaattaaaaagtgcaaatataagtaaaagtgcaaaaattaattaattaattaaaaataagtgcaaaaataatgaataaaaaaaaataaaggaacattttcattgcagtacttttactgtaactgagtattttcagtgtggtaaaaataaataaataaatacattttaaaatacatataaaatcaatagaatcaaaataaattaaaaagtacaaatataaataaaagtgcaaaaataaataaagaaattaaaaataagtgcaaaaataaatgaataaattaaaaaaaaaaataaaggaacattttcaatgcagtacttttactgtagcagagtattttcaccgtgtggtattagtactatTAATtcaggatctgaatacttcctccaccacttcTATATAATCGTTGTTCTATTAATGCTGATCTATATTTCAGTGATCTATTATGTCATGATGACGTAGAAGtccaaacaggaagtgtaaaCAGCACGCTTCATTTTCTCCCCACATGACCACCTCACGTTACAGCTGCTGTCGTCAGTATTAGACAACATAAATGCCGGTGAGTGTATTTCATGCAAAGCTATACAATATACGAATAAACATGTGTACAAACAGAAGCGTCAGTGCCACATTAAAGCCTATTTTAGCTGATTATTGTGTAGAAACAGCctggtgttgatggagcagctagaCTGTTAGCAATAGCATCGATCCGtcccaccagactccattcagaaaagtCGCATTTTAAAGGTTTCTTGCTTGTCGGTTTGCCTACAGACCACACAGAGcattaatgtaatatttttacaAATCCTTATCGCTCTGTTGTTATTTCGGCatacttttaaattaaaatttccGTAcagtattaatgtgtttttgtctgtttccgCTGGAGAAAGCAGATTAATTCGCCGATTTGTAGAAGTAACGTTAGCTATGGAGGGTGGTAGTAAAAGTTAATATAATGTCTTATATGTGTGGCATTGTGTGATAATTGTTAGCCGAATTAAAGATTAGATTACTCAATTGAGGTTTTAAGATTAGGGTCTTCAATTGTTGCCTGTTAAATGTGCACTTTGGCTGGAACCGAAACTGCATAAAATCGACTGTTTTTTGAACGGAGTCTGGCGTGATGTGTCTGGTGCGAGAAAAATCGAGGCTTTTTGCAGTAAAACGAACCAAGAATAGTTGATAATATATAAGCCAGTGTTTTACAGATGGGTGTTGGAGTGACTGTTGTCTCCTCTGTGTTGTTAACAGGACGACTGAGCCACCATGAGCAGGCTGAGCTTCAGAAACATCACCGCCCTGGCACCGATGGTCCGGGTGGGCACTCTGCCCATGAGGCTGCTGGCTCTGGAATACGGAGCTGATGTGGTTTACTGTGAGGTGAGCATCCAGGCTACAGACCTTAATACATCCAGGCTATAGACCTTAATACATCCAGGCTACAGACCTTAATACATCCAGGCTACAGACCTTAATACATCCAGGCTATAGACCTTAATACATCCAGGCTATAGACCTTAATACATCCAGGCTATAGACCTTAATACATCCAGGCTACAGACCTTAATACATCCAGGCTACAGACCTTAATACATCCAGGCTATAGACCTTAATACATCCAGGCTACAGACCTTAATACATCCAGGCTGTAGACCTTAATACATCCAGGCTATAGACCTTAATACATCCAGGCTACAGACCTTAATACAGCCAGGCTATAGACCTTAATACAGCCAGGCTATAGACCTTAATACATCCAGGCTATAGACCTTAATACATCCAGGCTATAGACCTTAATACATCCAGGCTGTAGACCTTAATACATCCAGGCTATAGACCTTAATACATCCAGGCTGTAGACCTTAATACATCCAGGCTATAGACCTTAATACATCCAGGCTACAGACCTTAATACATCCAGGCTATAGACCTTAATACATCCAGGCTACAGACCTTAATACATCCAGGCTGTAGACCTTAATACATCCAGGCTATAGACCTTAATACATCCAGGCTACAGACCTTAATACAGCCAGGCTATAGACCTTAATACATCCAGGCTATAGACCTTAATACATCCAGGCTGTAGACCTTAATACATCCAGGCTACAGACCTTAATACATCCACGCTATAGACCTTAATACATCCAGGCTACAGACCTTAATACATCCAGGCTATAGACCTTAATACATCCAGGCTATAGACCTTAATACATCCAGGCTATAGACCTTAATACATCCAGGCTATAGACCTTAATACATCCAGGCTACAGACCTTAATACATCCAGGCTACAGACCTTAATACATCCAGGCTACAGACCTTAATACAGCCAGGCTATAGACCTTAATACATCCAGGCTATAGACCTTAATACAGCCAGGCTATAGACCTTAATACATCCAGGCTATAGACCTTAATACATACAGGCTATAGACCTTAATACATCCAGGCTGTAGACCTTAATACAGCCAGGCTATAGACCTTAATACAGCCAGGCTATAGACCTTAATACATCCAGGCTATAGACCTTAATACATCCAGGCTACAGACCTTAATACATCCAGGCTATAGACCTTAATACATCCAGGCTATAGACCTTAATACATCCAGGCTATAGACCTTAATACATCCAGGCTGTAGACCTTAATACATCCAGGCTACAGACCTTAATACATCCAGGCTATAGACCTTAATACATCCAGGCTGTAGACCTTAATACATCCAGGCTACAGACCTTAATACATCCAGGCTATAGACCTTAATACATCCAGGCTATAGACCTTAATACATCCAGGCTATAGACCTTAATACATACAGGCTATAGACCTTAATACATCCAGGCTATAGACCTTAATACATCCAGGCTACAGACCTTAATACATCCAGGCTACAGACCTTAATACATCCAGAGTATAGACCTTAATACATCCAGAGTATAGACCTTAATACATCCAGGCTACAGACAGGGACATGCATCTGATACCCTGTGGAAGCCCATTTTCACCAGAgcattaacaaaaacaaaaaaagatcctgtagctaagtcattattttgagatactaaatcattattttgagatattaagtcattattttaagctattaaatcattattttgaggtattaagtcattattttgagctattaaatcattattttgaggtattaaatcattattttgagatactaagtcattattttgagatatgaaatcattattttgagatattaaatcattattttgagatattaaatcattattttgagatatgaaatcattattttgagatattaaatcattattttgagatattaagtcattatttggagatattaaatcattaatttgagatattaaatcattattttgagatatgaagtcattgttattatatatcacaaggaatatttttttctttttctggcagaaatgggcttccatagaTATCAGTGTTTATACGAGTGTTAAATTGTTGTTAACTGTGTTCTGTCTGTTTCAGGAGTTGATCGACATCAAAATGGCCCAGTGTCATCGGGTGGTGAACGGTGAGAGTCTGTTAGTTTACACCTGATGATCCAGACCGACGgacacaacaacacactttaaatttaaacactggcagcggtggaagaagtactcacatCTTCTACTTCAGTAAAAGGAGCGACAACCgacaaaaatctaaattttattcaactttatttatatagcacctttcatacaaacatgcagccaaaagtgcttcacataaaaaaacaacaaataaaagactaaaataaaatgttaaaaatcaataaataaaataaaataagcatcagggatgaaaataataatataaaaaccaCTGACTCAAGCTTAATAACTAAGGCTATAACATTACTCCAAATTGAGAGCCAGATTAAAAAGATAGGTCTttaattgcatgttttttttcttatatattttctagtagcattgttggagggagcctgAGAACGACTGCTCCTATGTGGTTGTTGTGCATTCAGTATTATGACAAATGAAGACTTAAAACTTGaaacatgtttgtgttgtgttgtgtgtttgccAGAGGTGCTGGAGACGGTGGATTTTGTCGCCCCAGATGATCGAGTGATGTTCAGGACCTGTGAGAGGGAGAAGGACAGAGTTGTCTTCCAGATGGTGAGACAGAGAACACAAATATTCGCTGTCAGTTTGCTGTAGCGTCTCAATCAGAGGCGTGAGTTTTCTCTTCTTGTTTTTCAGGGAACTGCTGACCCGGACAGAGCGCTGACCGTGGCCCGGCTTGTGTGAGTTCACAGCTACGTCTCTGAACctttaaactgtgttttaaTTCACAGTTAAAGCTTCAAACGTTGTGCTTGTCTGGCAGACAATCAGTATGTATGTATTCTAATAatacatagatacatacatttgcataaagcagaatatttgtccactcccatgttgataagagtattaaatacttgacaaatctccctttaaggtgcattttgaacagataaaaaatatgtaatttattcacgattaaatattttaatcgattgacagccctatttgaaATAAATTTACTAAATGAGCCATTTTGTATCCCATGATGCATTGTTGCAGCTGTGCAGTTAAAGACTAGTTAATGTGTTTGTCCTGCAGGGAGAAGGACGTGGCTGCTGTCGATGTGAATATGGGCTGTCCAAAAGAATACTCCACTAAGGTGAGTTTCCTGTCACTACctaacctgctgctgctctgacctctgacctttgacctctggctGACCTATGACATCTTGCAGGGCGGGATGGGAGCTGCTCTACTGTCAGATCCCGATAAGATCGAGGCGGTGAGTACTTCAGCTAGATGATGCATCTCTGATGAACAATAGGACCCTATTTAAACGAAGTCAGGTGCGCCTGCgcattgctatttaaaaggcAGATTGGAGAAGCGAGCGGTGAAACGGATCTGCTCGTGCACAAAGTGAAAGTTCACATTTCCTGGCTGCCGTTTAAGAGCGGCACACCCACAAATGTCTCAGAAACGCTGAGGAAAACATGAAACACGTCCGTTTCCTTCTGCTGCCGTGCATCATTAAAAGAGTTACACACTTATTTGCGAGTTATTTGTAGAGTTCCTTCGTCCCTTGACCTGCTCAGAAACTGCCGTTATGTGTTAAATTGACTAAATACAGACAGAAAGTTAGCAGAGTAACTTCTTCTTTTATCTGTAGATCCTCAGGAAGCTCGTCACAGGAGTCTCCATACCGGTCACCTGTAAAATCCGAATCCTGCCTTCGGTAAGATGTGAAAAAGTCATCATCAGTTTATAAttgtttcctgttttcatttttcttcagatcagatttcattCATAATGAATTTCTTTTATCGTacaatattcttatttattgttgtctcatgatgtttttactgctgttactaGATTATACAAGTTTGTCATCATATATTCACACCACCGTTGAAAAGTTAGTAATCAGCTGTTATATTGATGTTTCTCTTCGTTCCTTCAATAATACCTATTCtaacagagataaaaacagCCCTGTAGCTCAGAGCGATCGACGTCTCTTTGTCTGGTTGAACCATCGTACAGCGTTTTGTTCTCCGTGTACTAAACTAAATAACATCTATTAGTAAAGAGGACTTTCAGACATATAGAGGAGTCCTCTCACACATCTGACTCTAATCCAGCTTTGTGGCAGCAGATTATGAACATTTCAACGTCGGTGTACAGTACGTCTCACTTTATGTTCTCCATATCGTGGGTTATGTTATATTTCATATTGTAACATGTTCTTCACTGGTTCAAGTTGGAGGAGACGATCAGTCTGGTCCGGAGAATCGAGAAGACGGGCGTCGCTGCTGTCGCTGTTCACGGCAGGTAAACTGGTTAGAGACaatatgaaatattattttaaattatatattacagtgtgtcaatatttgatattttctcATATCCGCATTTGACATGTTTTGAATATTAGTTTCATATCTCTGCTGCTTTTTGTGCATCTTCATTTATTATATtagttataattagggctgtcaatcgattaaaatagttaatcgcaattaatcgcacattttttttatcagttcaaaatgtaccttaaagggagatttgtcaagtatttaacactcttatcaacatgggagtggacaaatatgctgctttatgcaaatgcatgtatatatttattattgtaaatcaattaacaacacaaaacaaatacagatattgtccagaaaccctcacaggtactgcatttagcataaaaaatatgctcaaatcataacatggcaaactgcagcccaacatgcaacaacagctgtcagtgtgccagtgtgctgacttgactatgacttgccccaaactgcatgtgattatcataaagtgggcatgtctgtaaaggggagactcgtgggtacccatagaacccattttggttcacatatctagaggtcagaggtcaagggacccctttgaaaatggacatgacagtttttcctagccaaaatTGAGtataagtttgaagcgttatttagcctcctttgcaacaattttgttttattttttatgacatggttggtaccaatagattctttaggttttctagtttcatatgataccagtatcttcactctggctttacaACTGAGgacgctacaacctaaaaatcgcaagttgcgttaataagttaaagaaattagtggagttaaaacaaattcaTGTAAacgcattatcgcgttaactttgacagccctagttataattCACAATTTTTTCTGCCTGATGCATTTAAAGTGCAGATGCATCTTGTTCCTGATTGGTCGAGTGCTGCCTGCTTCATTCATGTAGTTCGATGTATTTACTTGCAACACttctgtgtttctctgctgGTTGACGTGTTGTTCAGGTTGAAGGAGGAGCGTCCTCGCCACCCGCTCCACTGCGACTACATCCAGGCCGTCGCTCGGGCTGTTTCCATCCCCGTCATCGCCAAGTAAACCTCAACTCCTCCTTGTTCTAACAGATGAAGAAATGGTCTCCGTTTATTAGAAAGTGCAATGCAATCAAATTGATTTGAGAATAGTTTGGTACAGATAATCCATCATAATCCATGTGTCAGTAAAATGTTCTTTATCAGTGTTTTCCTATAatctatctgatgtttctggattgatattactgctgcattaacgtgtatgttgcattttaactcctttaaaTCCTattggctagtttaatctacagcaatgcatcatggtctatcagatcatcatcatatttcctgtgagaaccacgaaTCTCTAAAAACAGCCTGTTTCCAGCTTTGTAACGATGcatttccagctgatccaaagAGTTTGTTTAGCTtcaggaggacgaggaggattttcacttcatccttcagtttatcataaacattcaacatcaacacaccTGGAGACATACCTGCTTTTACCTGGACAGGAaggaactaaagctgtcagataaatgtagtggagtaaaaaatgtCTTGAATTTGTACCTAAGtagagtacttgagtaaatgtacttagttacattccaccactggttatttgtatggaggacagaacctgccaaaatcaaaattaaataattaaatggcttgataaataaataaaaatgtcattaaatgtagcaaaaattatattaaatataaatgtagccaataattaattaataaaatgtgacataaattgatatttctatttgaatttgcttctttatatatttttctttgtattgttCAGAAAGGCATAAAGAAATGCATTTAtaaatggttacatttatttttaatattatttttgctacatttaatgacatatttatttatttattgagtcatttatttatcatttatttttgatgttggcaggttccatcctcaaTACATTTGTGCTAGATTACTAGACTTAAGCAGGTTTCAGGTCTGAGCAAGTAGATTTTCATGGCTCACTGAATTAAACTTAAACCAAAGGCGGATAGAAAATCTTGTTTGTTAATGAATCATTAAACCCGGTCGGcgtcccgtctctctctctgtcctgcaGCGGAGGTTCTCTGGATCTGGTGAAGATCAACGCCGACATCGAGGACTTCAGGAAGGCGACGGGCGCCTCGTCGGTCATGTTGGCTCGTGCCGCCATGTGGAACGCATCAGTGTTCAGCAACCAGGGACCACTTCCTCTGGAGAGGGTCATGGAGGACTACCTCAAATATGTGAGTTTATGCATGAACATAGacccataattaatttattagaGGGCTTATTTATTACCGTGCAATGACAGATTCTTCAGCTGGAGTGTGTGGATAATAGATAAAcacttctgttgttttttagttCCCAGTTGAAACTTCTGACTTCTCTTCTACGTCTTCCACTTCTCTGAAAAACCGGTGGAGAAACTGGGATGCAGACTTACTGGTTGTCTCGTGTTTTACAGGCGATCCGGTACAACAACCACGCCTTCAACACAAAGTACTGTCTGTGTCAGATGCTGAGAGACAAGGTGGAGTCTCCTCTGGGGAAGCAGCTGCAGGCGGCTCAGAACAACGCCGAGATCAGGTACACGACTGGTTTATTTAATGACTCCTGTTCGTTATAAACCAGAGGTGGGGTGCTGGTGTCTGATGTCAGGTATCAGTGACGTGGTGTGAACGTGGTGTTGTGTTGCAGCGAGGCGTACGGGCTGCAGGAGCTTTACCAGCAGACCCAGGAACAGCTGAAGGCCAAGAGGGACGccctgcagagcagcagccagcCGGACCGACTCGTGATGGACGGAGACGTCACCACCATGGCTGTCAAGTTTGAGCGGTCAGTCATCGTGCTCAACATGCTCCTTGATATATatgtatggtgtgtgtggtcTGTAAAATGATTGCCATGCAGATGATGAGCTTTATGAGTGTATTCAGCAGCTACATTGACaaaggattttaaaaaaaacatgcgtCGTTCATACGACTAGTCGCGGCAGCTCTCGACGTCACCCAGTGAATATTAGTGAAGGCTGTTTTTCATGTGTTAATCTGACttgtgtttgtggttttagGAGAGAGTATCCACCTCACATCACTCCAAAGATGTTCCTGCTGGAGTGGACCCGcaaggagaagctggagcagccGCTGTATGAGATGGTGAGAAACAGAGGGgcgtcaccacaggtcattttatacagtgaggtttcAAAACATTGTCTCACTACagtgaaatggctcctatggggactaacatcatcgcacatgaatacagttgggctcatttgatccacaagagtctcaactttacagtgatacccaatttatgtaattcaagactgtttaaggaccccagtatgcagaaatattcaaacacaccattttagaagtGTTGAAGTCTAAGGAAGCAGcgtgtgttgtgttttcaggcGCAGCGCTCTCAGGATCGAGCCTTTCAATCGACCGTGACCATAGCAGAGAAGAAATACAGATCTTCACTGtggtcagcacacacacaaactctcactctcactcacacacagcaaAATATTACTGCAGTTTTATTGACACCAGGCACAGAGGACTCTCATGATAAATTGTCTCGTTGTTTTCAGGGAGAAGTCGAAGAAATTTGCCGAACAAGCGGCCGCCGTCGTCTGTCTGCGAGTCCTGGAAATACCGGAGGGTCGCATCGGTGAGGAAGACTCCGGCCTGGTCTgcaagaggaagagggagggaaagcTGAACGGCAccacagaggaagaggggagcAATAAACGACACGTGGCCGATATCCTACAGGAAACGGACAACTCCAAGAGCGCTACTGTGGCCAACGGTGACCATCACAAAGCAGAACAACCGTAGACGTCATGAAAGTCATAAACTTTTAGTTTAAACTGAAAGACAGGAAGCTTCTCTAACCGTTGACAGACGTTTGCGTGAACCGGAAGAACAAATGAAGggagtttctttttttgtttctctgcacCAAAAGCTTCTCAGTTCATTTTAGTTTCCTgtctgtacattttttaataatccTCGGAATTAAGTTTTACGATTATTtgctctcaaacacaaacagcagctaCGACGTCGTATTCGGGCCATTTTAGGTCATACAAAGGTAACAAATTACAGAGCCGGAGGAAGGGTTTAGTAGTatagtctgagaaaaaacttgAATGTTCTCTGATGTTacagtcacaaatttacaagaaaaacactttaaccactgcggtaacgtgagccgctgagtgcaaaatcTGTTAattatattagtatttatttatgttgataaaagaatacagaaagaacatgaaataaaacacgtttatgtatttttttcgaCCTTCTTCTCGCTCAGGGTctgtccttaccataataacactacttt encodes the following:
- the dus2 gene encoding tRNA-dihydrouridine(20) synthase [NAD(P)+]-like, which produces MSRLSFRNITALAPMVRVGTLPMRLLALEYGADVVYCEELIDIKMAQCHRVVNEVLETVDFVAPDDRVMFRTCEREKDRVVFQMGTADPDRALTVARLVEKDVAAVDVNMGCPKEYSTKGGMGAALLSDPDKIEAILRKLVTGVSIPVTCKIRILPSLEETISLVRRIEKTGVAAVAVHGRLKEERPRHPLHCDYIQAVARAVSIPVIANGGSLDLVKINADIEDFRKATGASSVMLARAAMWNASVFSNQGPLPLERVMEDYLKYAIRYNNHAFNTKYCLCQMLRDKVESPLGKQLQAAQNNAEISEAYGLQELYQQTQEQLKAKRDALQSSSQPDRLVMDGDVTTMAVKFERREYPPHITPKMFLLEWTRKEKLEQPLYEMAQRSQDRAFQSTVTIAEKKYRSSLWEKSKKFAEQAAAVVCLRVLEIPEGRIGEEDSGLVCKRKREGKLNGTTEEEGSNKRHVADILQETDNSKSATVANGDHHKAEQP